A single region of the Vicia villosa cultivar HV-30 ecotype Madison, WI linkage group LG4, Vvil1.0, whole genome shotgun sequence genome encodes:
- the LOC131597623 gene encoding putative protein FAR1-RELATED SEQUENCE 10 — MGMEVPLQICRKNETAIDTIDAFTTSERFVTREEVIRWVKETGINNKVTVIIARSDTETGKRGRSNKVIFGCDKCGKYKDKSETQSATKRCGCPFKIISTPAKDGSGWKVDVKCGVHNHGLPDRLEGHSFVGRLTTDEKQHVADLTKRHVPPRHILISLQERDPENVTRITQIYKHKSVIEAEIIGPRSEIQHLLKLIEEANYVYWSRKRDDCEVVRDIFWAHPDSVKLLNRFPTVLIMDATYKTNKYR; from the exons aTGG GTATGGAAGTTCCGCTCCAAATTTGTCGGAAAAACGAGACAGCTATAGATACCATTGATGCTTTCACAACTTCAGAGAGATTTGTCACACGGGAAGAAGTTATCCGTTGGGTTAAAGAGACCGGAATCAACAATAAAGTGACCGTTATTATCGCGCGTTCAGACACCGAAACAGGCAAAAGAGGAAGAAGTAACAAAGTGATATTTGGGTGCGATAAATGTGGAAAATATAAGGATAAAAGTGAGACTCAAAGTGCTACTAAGAGATGTGGATGTCCATTCAAAATCATATCGACTCCGGCAAAAGATGGGTCTGGATGGAAGGTTGATGTAAAatgtggagttcataatcatggTTTACCAGATAGATTAGAAGGTCATTCATTTGTTGGTAGGTTGACAACTGATGAGAAGCAGCATGTTGCTGATTTGACAAAGAGACATGTTCCGCCTAGACACATATTGATTTCCTTGCAAGAGCGAGATCCTGAGAACGTCACTCGGATCACGCAAATATACAAGCATAAGAGTGTGATTGAAGCGGAGATAATAGGTCCAAGAAGTGAGATACAACATTTGCTTAAGCTTATAGAGGAGGCGAACTATGTTTATTGGAGTAGGAAACGAGATGATtgtgaagttgtgagagatattttttgggcTCATCCAGATTCGGTAAAGTTGCTGAATCGTTTTCCTACTGTCTTGATTATGGACGCCACTTATAAGACCAACAAATATCGATAA